CTCAAGACCCACCTGAACATATCAAAAAAAACAGATATATCTGGAGGCTTCAAACAGAAATATGCTGCTAAATTGTAAGGATTTAAGTCGCCATTCGACTTGAGCTATTTAGATATAGTACCAGCACTGTTAAATCAGCCGGGGTGACGCCACTGATTCTACCTGCTTGTCCCACGTTTCTGGGTTTAACTCGAGATAATTTTTCCTTGGCTTCATTACGCAAATTAGGAACAACCTGGTAATCAATATGGTCAGGTATGTGCAGTGCTTCAACATTTTTCTGCTTCTCAATCTCGGCAGTTTGACGACGGATATATCCAGCATACTGCACTTCAATCAGCGTCTGTTGTATGGCACGTTCTGAGAAGTGAAAGTCCTCCAATGCTGGTGCAAACTCACTAATTTGAGTCCAACCAATATCTTGACGACGAAGCCACTCTTCCAAAGTATTGCCTTGATAACGAGTGCTCTGAATAAACTGGGCAGCCTTTTTGAGTTCTGTGTCATACGCTTGGTATTTCTGCCAACGTTCGTTAGAAACAGAACCAATACGACGACCAACAGGCGTCATACGACGATCGGCGTTATCCTGTCTCAGTAATAAACGAAATTCTGCCCGAGAAGTAAACATGCGGTACGGCTCATCCACTCCTTTCGTAACAAGATCGTCAATCAGAACTCCCAAATAAGCCTCATTCCGATCTAAAATAAAATCATCTTTGCGAGCAATTTTCAATGCCGCATTTAGCCCGGCTAACAATCCTTGACCAGCGGCTTCTTCATAACCAGTTGTGCCATTAAGCTGGCCTGCAAAGTAGAGGCCTTCTACTTGTTTCGTTTCAAGGGTTGGGTTCAACTGAGTAGGAGTCGCAAAATCATATTCAACAGCATAGCCATACCGCATAATCTCGGTATTTTCCAGCCCTCGTATAGAATGAATCATCTTGTCTTGCACGTCACGCGGTAGACTTGTAGAAATACCATTGCAGTAATACTCGTTCGTATAACGCCCTTCTGGTTCAAGAAAGATCTGATGAGAGTCACGTTCTGCAAAACGTACTACTTTATCTTCGATCGAAGGACAATAGCGTGGCCCTGTAGAATTGATCTGACCAGAATACATCGGTGCTCGGTCGAGATTTTCATTAATCAACTTATGAACGTAGTCATTCGTCTCTGTCAAATAACAAGACATTTGCGGTTGATTTATTTTTTCTGTCATAAACGAAAACGGTTGGGGATCTTCATCTCCAGGTTGTTCATCGAGCACTGAAAAGTTAATCGTACGACCGTTCAACCGTGCAGGGGTTCCTGTTTTAAAACGCTGAAGCTCAAACCCAAGATGAACCAGGCTATCTGAAAGAGTTCCTGTCGTCCCTTCACCAGCGCGGCCCCCTTTGGTCTTAGCTTCTCCCGTATGCATAATTGCCTGCAGGAATGTTCCTGTTGTGAGAATCACTGCACGACAATGATATTGTGCGTCGCCATGAACTATCACTCCCGAAATCCGATCCTGTTCTACAATCAGCCCCTTGACCATTTCCTGTCTGAGAGTCAGATTTTCCTGTTGCTCAACCTTCCATTTCATGCAGAATTGATAGGCCTTTTTATCTGCTTGCGCACGTGGACTATGCATAGCAGGACCTTTAGAAAGATTGAGCATGCGAAACTGAATTCCCGTTTCATCGATCACACGTCCCATCTCACCACCAAGGGCATCGATTTCACGAACAATTTGCCCCTTAGCAACCCCTCCAATTGCAGGATTACAACTCATCTGACCAACGGTATCGCAGTTCATAGTTAAGAGTGCGGTTTTTGCGCCTAAACGTGCTGCAGCCAATGCTGCTTCACAGCCTGCATGCCCGGCTCCCACGACAACCACATCATATTCATAGTAAACCGACGGACTCATAGTTTTGCTTTGTAAAATAAAAGATCTGTCTTAGCTGAATAGTTTACCCGAATCGGGTAACGACATTTTGAGATGTTCTAATGCTGACATTGTGACGACTCGGCCGCGGGGAGAACGTTGAATAAATCCGCATCGCAATAAAAATGGCTCAACTTCATCTTCTAATGTATCTGCAGGAATATTCAAACTATGACCAAGTGCTTGAACTCCGGCAGGTCCGCCAGAAAATGTTTTGATAAGAGTTTCCAGATAGCGCCTGTCTTGTCGTTCCAGACCAAGCTGATCAATCTCTAACATCTCAAACGCACGGTTCACAACTTCGGTTGTGATCCTTCCATCAGCTTTACTTGTGGCAAAATCACGTGCCCAACGTAAAAGGTTATTGGCTTTACGCGGAGTGCCGCGACTGCGTCTGGCTATCTCAAACGCGGAATCATCAGAAATTTCAGTCCGCAGCTTCTTCGAATTTCTCCGGACAATTTCGATCAATTCATCGTCTTCATAAAAATCCAAATGTTCTCGGCGTACAAATCGGTCGCGTAATGGAGCTGTTAACATACCACTACGTGTTGTTGCACCAATGACTGTGAATTTTTGCAACTTCATATTGACCGTGCGGGCATTGAGACCCTCGCCTAGTGTAATATCAACCCGGAAGTCTTCCATGGCGGGATAGATGAATTCCTCAACTGTCGCCGGCATACGATGAATCTCATCAATAAATAAAAACGAACCATGACTGGCATTTGTCAAGAAAGGCAACAGATCCTTGGGAGCACTTAATGAAGGTCCGGAAGTAATTTGTAACTCAGTTCCCAGTTCTTTGGGCAACACAGAGGCAAGAGTTGTCTTTCCTAATCCGGGTGGACCATCCAGTAAGAGATGCCCCAATGGCTCATTTCGTTTTCTGGTCGCGTCGAGGAAAACTTCTAATCGTTCAACAACCTGTCTTTGCCCAACAACCTCACTAAGCCTTTGAGGTCGTAGCGCATCATCATACTCTGCATCATCGGCCATATAGCCAGTATGCCAAGTATCTTCCGACCCGGAAAAATCGTCTTCCGGGTCATCCTCCCCCTTAATGACGGGCTCACGAACCATGCTATTGTCCAAGTTCTCATGTACAGTGTTAAGGAACTGCTCAGCCCCTGTTCAATTGCCGATATCATAGCAAAAGAACTCCCTTGCCGTAAAACCCAGACAAGAGAGCTCTTAAGAATTGCCGATGCTTTTGCGTAATGATACTGCTTATTGATTGGTCATTTCAGCGTAAGCAACGGTCTGTGCCATGTAAGTAAAGGGAATGATGAAGATCAAACCGATCCCCAAAGTGACCACTGCCCCCAATATCGTAATCAAACCTAACAAAATTGACAGACCAAACAGATTCAGCAGATTACCAGCTGTCACTTTCCGAGCTTCTGAGAATGATTCAATTCCAGGTAAATTCCGATCAACCAGAATAAACGAGTATGGCCAAAACATAAGCGCTACGATAATGCCGGGAATAATCAACAATAAAAACCCCAGAAAAGTGAGTATACCATAGATAATAAAGCAAAGAAACATGCGCCCGAGAAAAGGGCCACAACTAAACATGACGTTCAATTCAGGATTCTCCCCACGGACAATCTTGAGAAAAGTAAGCTGGCCTCCCAACTGAACGTAGAACAAAATTCCATACACTAAAATGTTTTGTAGAAGTGCTACTGGAATTTGAGCCAAAGGAGCCATGTCTCCTCCCACCATCGAAACCAAGGCAACTCCCAGTAGTGCTGCCACGATGCCAATAGCAAAAGCTCCAATAAAGTAAATTAATCCAGCCAGCAATGGTACTCCAAGAACCATACCTAAATTGGCTTTATATACTTCCCACGTACGAGAAAAAACCTCACCAATACTGAAAACGCGTGGCTCCCAACGGCCTCCTTTTCTGCCCGAAGCCTGTAAGGTCTCACCACAGGCCTCGCATTTTATAGCGCCAACACTAACAGGAGCACCGCACATGGGACAGTCAATGGTTTCTTGGTTCAGAAAACTGTCCTCTTCCCTGACCGGGGAATCCGCGAGGAAACTCTGATCCTCACTCACAGGAGATTCACTATCGAATTCACCAAAACCGTCAAACCCATCATCACTAGCAGCGACATCTTCTGGCATGGGCACACTGATCGGTTCTCCACATTGGGGGCATTTGGCTCGACGACCGGCTTTGTCATCAGAAGTTTTCAAGACTTTATTGCAATGCGAGCAACTGAATTCAATCGTCAAGTTTCCACCCCTTAAAACAAGATTTTTGTTTAATCCGCTATGACCTCAGCCATAATTTCATCCGGAATATTAAAGTTCGCAGTTACACTTTGCACATCATCGTGATCTTCTAAAGCTTCCATTAGTTTGAGGACTTTTTTACCGTCATTCACCCCCAGATCGACAGTATTTGCTGGAATCCGTGAAATTTCTGCCAGATTCGTTGGAATTTTTCTGTTTTCAAATTCCTCGGATACGTGTTGGAAAGATTCGACGCTACAGGTAACTTCGAAGACATCACCATTGGCAGAGACATCGTCTGCTCCTGCTTCCAATGCGATCTCAAATAATTCATCTTCAACGACATTCTCTGTGGGAACCAGAAAAAGGCCTTTCCGCTCAAACATCCAGGCAACACAGCCTGTACTGCCAAGATTACCACCGTGTACTTCAAAAATCTTGCGGATCTCTCCAGCGGTACGGTTACGATTTTCAGTCAGGATATCACATAACACCGCCACCCCGGCTGCACCATATCCCTCATAGACGAGCTCTTCAAATTTTTCTCCAGTTAACTCGCCACACCCTTTTTTCACCGCGCGATCAATGTTTTCCTTGGGCATACTCGCTTTGCGGGCTTTATCAATTGCATACCGCAAGGCTAAGTTCATAGCAGGATCTCCCCCACCATGTTGTGCCGCCACGATAATCGCGCGGCTCAATTTGCCGAACAGTTTACCCCGCTTTTTATCAATCACCCCTTTCTTAGCGGCGATATTTGCCCAATGTGAATGCCCTGCCATTTATAAATTCGCTCAGTTGAATAAAAGTGATTAACCTGCGTCAGAATAACACAGGCAAGAAATAAGTTAACGCGATATTATCAGATTCGCTAGCTTGAAAAAAATGATTATTGATCGAGTTTTTGCTGAATCTGTTCAATCATTTTTGCATCGGGTGGAGAAGATTTTTGTGCTTCCTCTAATGCCGACTTCCAGAGTTCCTTCGCTTTTTCCGTTTTTCCCAGTTTGTGATAACAGTCTGCTAAATGATCTAGAATCGTACTGTCTCCTCCCCCAGGTAATTTACTGGCTTTCTCAAGATATTCGAGCGCTTCTTCATACTTTTGCCGTTTAAATAAAACCCACCCCATACTGTCGAGATAAGCCATATTATTAGGCTCTGACTTCAAAGCAATTCGTATCATCTTTTCCGCTTTTTCCAGATTTTTGCCTTGGTCAGCATAGAGATAGCCCAGGTCATTATTGATAGAAGGGTTTTCTGGATCTTCAGCAAGCATCTCTTCAAGAATTGCTTCCCCTTTAGCAAGATCACCTTGTTGTACGTAGACATTGGAAAGCATCATCTTAACCTGATATACCCGTTCCTTCTGCCTTGGGTACTTCTTGAGAAAATTCTGTAGTTGTACGATTGCATTTTTCCAATCGCGATTATGATAATAGATCCAGGCATGTTGGTAATCTAGCAACGGAAACTTAGGTGCTGTCTGTCGAGCTTCTGCATTCACCTTGAGCGCTGCTTCTGTTTCACCATTGCGCTCACGTGCATCTGCCAAAAAATATAATAAGTTATTGCGCTGCGGTGCCAGTAAAGGATTTTCGACGGCCTTTTGCAACAACATCGAGAGCTCCCCATATTGATTTTCCTCTCTCAATAGTTGGCTGTATTCCTGTAGTATGAGTAATGTCCAATTACCTCTAATTTGTGGTTTGGCGTGCCTTTCTGCAGAGTCCATCGCAAACTGATAGAACTCACGTGCTGCTTTATCTTGGTGAGCTTCGGCTGCTAATTTTGCTATAATAAATCCAGAAAAGACATCGACCCCTGGTGGATTTTTCGCTTTCAATTTTTGTGCCTCAGCAATCAAGGCTCTTACGAACTTTTCATCTTTAGACATCTCCTGTAAATTCGATTGAATCTTCTGGATTCCATCTCCAGTTTGGATAGCTTTGGATAGCGTTGCAATCAGCTTCTCATATTTGTGATTCTTTTGATACAAAGTAATCAAACCAGCCAAACCTTCCGAATCGGATGATTTACCGATTGAATCCAAATATGTTTTTTCTGCTTCGTCAAAACGTCCTTGAGCTCCATATTGTTCTGCCAGGTAGTAGTGAAGCGTGCGATTAAATCGATCCTTTTGTGCCAGTTTTTCCAGCTTAGGAATCAGTTCATCTGAACGATTCAGTGCTTTTAATATTTCTGCAAGAAATTCATAAGCCTTACGGCCTTTTGATTGTAGTTGCTCATCGTAATAAACTTGTAATGCATTAAGTGCTTTCTGGTACTGTTTAGATCGAAAGTACACCTGGGCCAGATGATATTTCAGGACACCAGGTCGCCCTTTTTGTGACTCTGCTGCTTTGTTGAATGCTTCGACTGCGCGCTTCAGTCGGTCAGTCTCAAGAAAAGACTGCCCCATTCTCTCAAAGAGCTTCCCCTGCTTAGCTTCAAGTTGAGAACGAGAATTATACTCAAAAGTATATTGGTCGGGATTCGACAATGCATTGAAGACAACCTCCCAACACTGAGCCGCTTCCTCATTCTTCCCCAATCGTTCATAGAGATTTGCCTGATCGTGCTTGATAATTACATACACACCAGATTTTTTATCGATGGATGGTGAATCAGATGCTTTTTTCAGAAACGTAACTGCCTCTTCGAAACGCCCCTGACCTGCCATATGTAAACCCAGCTTTCGCATGAGTTCATAATCTTCTGGATCAAGTTCAACCGCTTTCTGAGCGTATTTAATCGCTTCGTCAGTCTTATCTAATCCTGAAGCCAACCTGATTAACACTCGATAAATTTCGACCGAATTGGGATTCAATTCCATGGCCTTCTTGTAGGCTTCGTAAGCTCCTATGAAATCATTACGGGCCTCACGCATACGACCTGTCATATACCAGGCAGCGGAGTCGACTTCTTTTAACTCGTCAGGAGTGCGAGGTTTGAGAGGTGTAAGGGGCAGTACAACATCATCTGCAATCCCTTCTTCCAGAGAGAATACTTTAGGTGTGGACTGCTTTTGTGTCTGTTTCGCTGCCTCTTTCTTATCGGGCATCTTGGCAGAAAGAGGAATTAAGGCGTTAAATACCAATAAACCAGGTAACAACATGAACTGGCAAGCTAAAATGATTACCATCTTCGGAAAACCGCACATCTTCAAGCTCCATTATCTGAAACAGAGATTACTTATTCTTTACCCGAAACGAATTGCTGCATCTAATAAGAACAAGAATCGAGACTTTCCATTGTAACGCCTCTTCCCCAGCTCCTCCAAGTCTGCTTTCTGTGGATTCCATTATTTTAGTATAGGGAAATACGAGATGTTAGGCAGGGAAAAGCAGAACTGACGGACAATACCGGCATTAAGACAGTCAGTAGTAATCGAATGGCAAGCTAAGTTAAGAAATTAAAATTCCAACAGATCATTTTTTGGCAGAAGAGGATTTCTTTTTTGTCACTTTTTTTCTGGATGAAGTTCGCTTTGCTGGAACTTTTTTCTTGGCTGTTTTTTTTGTCACTTTTTTGGTTGCTTTTTTCTTAGCTTTGGTGGGTACTTTCTTTTTCACTTTTGTAGTTGTTTTTTTCGTTTTCGTGGGCGCTTTCTTCTTCTTTCTTGTCACTCTTTTTTTCTGTTTGGAAAGTGGATTCGCAAATAATTCCTCCAGCCGACCAGGGGCCTGTTTTAGATCCACGCCTTCTTCAGGCAA
The Gimesia aquarii DNA segment above includes these coding regions:
- the ruvB gene encoding Holliday junction branch migration DNA helicase RuvB; protein product: MVREPVIKGEDDPEDDFSGSEDTWHTGYMADDAEYDDALRPQRLSEVVGQRQVVERLEVFLDATRKRNEPLGHLLLDGPPGLGKTTLASVLPKELGTELQITSGPSLSAPKDLLPFLTNASHGSFLFIDEIHRMPATVEEFIYPAMEDFRVDITLGEGLNARTVNMKLQKFTVIGATTRSGMLTAPLRDRFVRREHLDFYEDDELIEIVRRNSKKLRTEISDDSAFEIARRSRGTPRKANNLLRWARDFATSKADGRITTEVVNRAFEMLEIDQLGLERQDRRYLETLIKTFSGGPAGVQALGHSLNIPADTLEDEVEPFLLRCGFIQRSPRGRVVTMSALEHLKMSLPDSGKLFS
- a CDS encoding YebC/PmpR family DNA-binding transcriptional regulator → MAGHSHWANIAAKKGVIDKKRGKLFGKLSRAIIVAAQHGGGDPAMNLALRYAIDKARKASMPKENIDRAVKKGCGELTGEKFEELVYEGYGAAGVAVLCDILTENRNRTAGEIRKIFEVHGGNLGSTGCVAWMFERKGLFLVPTENVVEDELFEIALEAGADDVSANGDVFEVTCSVESFQHVSEEFENRKIPTNLAEISRIPANTVDLGVNDGKKVLKLMEALEDHDDVQSVTANFNIPDEIMAEVIAD
- a CDS encoding tetratricopeptide repeat protein; protein product: MCGFPKMVIILACQFMLLPGLLVFNALIPLSAKMPDKKEAAKQTQKQSTPKVFSLEEGIADDVVLPLTPLKPRTPDELKEVDSAAWYMTGRMREARNDFIGAYEAYKKAMELNPNSVEIYRVLIRLASGLDKTDEAIKYAQKAVELDPEDYELMRKLGLHMAGQGRFEEAVTFLKKASDSPSIDKKSGVYVIIKHDQANLYERLGKNEEAAQCWEVVFNALSNPDQYTFEYNSRSQLEAKQGKLFERMGQSFLETDRLKRAVEAFNKAAESQKGRPGVLKYHLAQVYFRSKQYQKALNALQVYYDEQLQSKGRKAYEFLAEILKALNRSDELIPKLEKLAQKDRFNRTLHYYLAEQYGAQGRFDEAEKTYLDSIGKSSDSEGLAGLITLYQKNHKYEKLIATLSKAIQTGDGIQKIQSNLQEMSKDEKFVRALIAEAQKLKAKNPPGVDVFSGFIIAKLAAEAHQDKAAREFYQFAMDSAERHAKPQIRGNWTLLILQEYSQLLREENQYGELSMLLQKAVENPLLAPQRNNLLYFLADARERNGETEAALKVNAEARQTAPKFPLLDYQHAWIYYHNRDWKNAIVQLQNFLKKYPRQKERVYQVKMMLSNVYVQQGDLAKGEAILEEMLAEDPENPSINNDLGYLYADQGKNLEKAEKMIRIALKSEPNNMAYLDSMGWVLFKRQKYEEALEYLEKASKLPGGGDSTILDHLADCYHKLGKTEKAKELWKSALEEAQKSSPPDAKMIEQIQQKLDQ
- the mnmG gene encoding tRNA uridine-5-carboxymethylaminomethyl(34) synthesis enzyme MnmG, coding for MSPSVYYEYDVVVVGAGHAGCEAALAAARLGAKTALLTMNCDTVGQMSCNPAIGGVAKGQIVREIDALGGEMGRVIDETGIQFRMLNLSKGPAMHSPRAQADKKAYQFCMKWKVEQQENLTLRQEMVKGLIVEQDRISGVIVHGDAQYHCRAVILTTGTFLQAIMHTGEAKTKGGRAGEGTTGTLSDSLVHLGFELQRFKTGTPARLNGRTINFSVLDEQPGDEDPQPFSFMTEKINQPQMSCYLTETNDYVHKLINENLDRAPMYSGQINSTGPRYCPSIEDKVVRFAERDSHQIFLEPEGRYTNEYYCNGISTSLPRDVQDKMIHSIRGLENTEIMRYGYAVEYDFATPTQLNPTLETKQVEGLYFAGQLNGTTGYEEAAGQGLLAGLNAALKIARKDDFILDRNEAYLGVLIDDLVTKGVDEPYRMFTSRAEFRLLLRQDNADRRMTPVGRRIGSVSNERWQKYQAYDTELKKAAQFIQSTRYQGNTLEEWLRRQDIGWTQISEFAPALEDFHFSERAIQQTLIEVQYAGYIRRQTAEIEKQKNVEALHIPDHIDYQVVPNLRNEAKEKLSRVKPRNVGQAGRISGVTPADLTVLVLYLNSSSRMAT